The Verrucomicrobiota bacterium genomic sequence ACCGCGTTGCCCACCCCTTGTCCGAGCGGGCCCGTGGTGGCTTCCACGCCGGGCGTTTCCTGAAACTCCGGGTGCCCCGGAGTCATGCTATGAAGCTGGCGGAAGTTCTTCACCTCCTCCAAGGGCAGCTCGTAGCCGGACAAATGGAGCCAACCATACAGAAACATGCTGCCATGACCCGCCGAAAGAAGGAAGCGGTCCCGATTGATCCACTTGGGCGCAGCCGGGTGATAAGTGAGCGCTTCTCCGAAGAGCACCGCTCCGATTTCCGCGCATCCCAAGGGCAAGCCCAAGTGACCAGACTGGCAGGCGTGAACGGCATCAATGGCAAGGCCCCGGGCCTCCGTGGCGGCTTTGGATAGGATCGCAGTATTCATGGCATCGACCCTCCGACTCCCGGGAGCGGAGGAGGGCCTAGACTAGAAAGTGCCCTAAGTGATGCAAGCGAAGAATTTGCCGCTCGCCCACAAAGCGCCGTTCCCGCCACGGCCTTGGCTGGAAGGGCCCTCCGAAGCTTCGGAAGCCGCCCAGCCGCCTCTCCCCGGGAGAAAACCTTGCAAAGACCGAGGGGACCGGCTACTTCTCCGCCCCTTTTTATGAGCGCGGAGCAAACTCTCATGATTGGCCTGCCCAAAGGCAGCCTCCAAGACCCGACCTTGGAGCTTTTCAAAAAAGCGGGCTTCTCGATCTATGTCAGCAGCCGCTCCTATCGGCCCTCCATCGATGACCCAGAGCTGGAAGGCCGCCTCATCCGGGCCCAGGAAATCGGGCGTTATGTCGACGAAGGTTTCCTGGATTGCGGCATCACGGGCCGCGATTGGATCGCCGAAAACGGTGCCCAGGTGGAAGTCATCTGTGATCTCAAATACAGCCGCGCCACCTCCAATCCCACTCGCTGGGTCTTGGTGGTGCCGGAGGACTCCCCCATCCAGCGCGTGGAAGACCTTCAGGGCAAGCGGATCGCAGCCGAAGCGGTCGGCCTGGTGGAAAACTACCTCCAGAGAAAAGGGGTCTCGGCCAAGGTGGAATTCAGTTGGGGGGCCACCGAGGTGAAGGTGCCCGAGCTGGTCGACGCCATCGTGGACATCACGGAAACCGGATCCTCCATTCGAGCCAACAAACTCCGGATCGTCGACACCCTCATGGAGTCCTACCCCCAACTGGTCATGAGCCCGGCTGCCTTCCAGGACCCGTGGAAACGCCAAAAAGTGGAGCGGATCGCTCTCCTTTTGCAGGGCGCGTTAGAAGCGCGGGACAAGGTGGGTCTCAAAATGAACCTGCCTGAAAACCACTTGCAAAAACTCCTCGACTGCCTACCTTCCCTCCGCTTTCCCACCGTGGCTCGCTTGGCCAACTCCGACTGGGTCGCGGTGGAAGCGGTGATCGACGAGAAAGTCGTCCGAGAAATCATCCCCCGCCTCAAGGAACTCGGCGCGGAAGGCATCTTGGAATACCCGCTCAACAAGCTGGTTCACTGACCCCTCGCCAACCACCTCACAGAAACACACCATGGGCTCACTCAAAAAACGTCGGAAGACCAAAATCAGCAAGCACAAGCGCCGCAAGCGCATGAAGGCCAATCGCCACAAAAAGCGCCAGCGCTACAAGAGCTAAGCGCACGGCGGGCCCCCTCCTCCCCGCAACCTTTTCAGCGGAGCCGGTGGCCCTTGTCCATCGGCTCTTTTTTGGCTCGGGAGCCGACTTTTCGGCCCTCCCCCTCCCAGCCAGCCCCAGCGCCTCCCTCTCTTCTGACCGAAGCGCCAAAACTGGGCGAACCTCAAAAAAGAAGAGATTTTTTTGAATAGGCCCAGTCGGGCTCCCGTTTCACCGGGACACCACTTACCAATTGCCTATGAAAACTGCTCTTCTCGTCGCCATCCTCTGTTTCGCCGGATTCGGTGCCGCCCAAAAAGCGGACGCCGGCCGCGTCCACTTCAGCTTCAGCTCGGGAGGTTACTACGGAAAGTATCCGCCTAGCTACTACCACGGACGCAGCTACTACCGCGCGCCAGTTCGTCACTACTACTACCGGCCACCCGTCCGCCACTACTACAGCGCCCCCCGCTACTCCTATCGCGGTGGTGGCTACTGCCGCTGAAGTGGAAGGCCATCTTCTCAGCCGGAGCGGGAAATTCCCGCTCCGGCTTTTTTGTGCCCCTGCCCCGGGCCAAACTCCTTCCAAACGACCGCTCTCCCCGTGTCGATCTGGCACTCTGGCACTCTGGCTTATAC encodes the following:
- the hisG gene encoding ATP phosphoribosyltransferase, with the protein product MSAEQTLMIGLPKGSLQDPTLELFKKAGFSIYVSSRSYRPSIDDPELEGRLIRAQEIGRYVDEGFLDCGITGRDWIAENGAQVEVICDLKYSRATSNPTRWVLVVPEDSPIQRVEDLQGKRIAAEAVGLVENYLQRKGVSAKVEFSWGATEVKVPELVDAIVDITETGSSIRANKLRIVDTLMESYPQLVMSPAAFQDPWKRQKVERIALLLQGALEARDKVGLKMNLPENHLQKLLDCLPSLRFPTVARLANSDWVAVEAVIDEKVVREIIPRLKELGAEGILEYPLNKLVH
- a CDS encoding AURKAIP1/COX24 domain-containing protein, with translation MGSLKKRRKTKISKHKRRKRMKANRHKKRQRYKS